From the Gossypium hirsutum isolate 1008001.06 chromosome A02, Gossypium_hirsutum_v2.1, whole genome shotgun sequence genome, the window TGTATTTCACAGCCCCCTTGTAAATTATCATTCATCACTCTCACATTCTGCTGATTGgttttttctttataaaataattaataactaattaataCTCCTAATCTACACTctggaaagttttttttttccttaaagttGAGATAAGCTCTGGTGGAAGTTCATGTGGCAGCATTAGCAttggcattggcattgatatCTTCCTCAAGTTATCTTGTGGGTGGGTTTTCTCCATAAATGCAACATCTTTCTCTGCCCTTGTTCTTTGAATTTGCTACCTTAACATGAACCCACCCACTTGCTTTAATATTAAGAGCTAAGAGCCAATTTGTTTCGTTGCCACAAGAAGAAAACTTGGATTTCTCTAAGTAATTAGTATTAGTCTGCTCTATCTAAATTTAGGATTAGCATTGTTGATGCAAGGATGGATAAATGGCTCACCCTGTTCAGGACAGGGCGGAGAGCCACCGAGTAGGGTGGCTGGATTGGTAGGAAGGAGTTGAGATAGGCTGGAGAATGTTGATTACTTGGTTTTCTCCTTAGGATCCCACTATTGGCGGGTCAAGGGCAAGTGGCCTTATGTCATAGGCTTAGGTAGAGTGGCAGTATGATGTGCCCTAAGTTATCTCATATGGGACATGGTAGTAGAGATCTGATATGGCTGTTAATAAGTGGGTCCACTTGTCAAGAAAGTTGCAAGCCGAGGGGCTCTTATGAGGAATCCCCTTGGGGGGGGTCTATTTGTACCGCTTTGGGACTTGACCATCTGGGCAATCATAGCGGGGTGTAACAAGCATCTTATGCCCCAACAGCCTAAAGAAGaaacatttttgcccttaaatgTAAAAATTTACTAGATTTCATTTATTCGTTGTGAACTTTGTTTGAATATTTCCATCTGATGCTATGCTTGATTCTTGGATTCTACTGCAGTTGGAAAATTTGCAGTTCTAAAATATCATGTTTTCAAGTATGTTAATGAATGACAATCCTTCTTTACAAAATCCAATGGCCTTAAAACATGCTTTAACACCTTTGATTGATGGCAAGGCTTCGGTGTCTTTACATCTTGAATATTGAGCATCACCATCTATTTCAGGTTGGCAATTTCAAGTTTCACCACCAACTATACAGTGCATTGTAGAAAAGGCTTTAATTCAAATAACAAAGCTCGAGCGGGAGTGTCTCCACTTTGTTGGTGCTAGTAGGACAGATACGGGAGTTCACGCCTGGGGTCAGGTCTGACTTTCTTACTTGTATGAGGATTTGGCAAGCATCCATCAATAACTCCCAAACTTACAGTCAATTAAGATTTTCAGGTGGCACACTTCATTACACCTTTCAATTATGACAGCTTGGAGACCATTCATGCTGCTCTAAACGGGCTTCTTCCTTCTGACATCAGGGTTAGAGAGATCAGTGCCGCAACACCTGAATTTCATGCTCGGTTTTCAGCGAAAAGCAAGGTTTACCACTACAAGATTTATAATGACACCATCATGGATCCATTTCAGCGTCATTATGTTTATCATAGTGTTTATAAACTCAATACAGCAGCCATGAGAGAAGCAGCAAAAATGTTTATCGGAAAGCATGACTTCTCAGCTTTCGTTAATGCTTCACGTAATGATCGAGTTCCAGATCCTGTGAAGACAATATTCCGCTTTGATGTCATTGAAATGGTAATTGCTGGTCCCTGTAATACTTTATGTTCCTTCAAAAACCGGTTCATTCTTAAAACTTTAGCTTCTAGCTATCGTTGATTTACTAGCTCAATTTGAAACCAGTTTGTTTCCGTATTACCCTCTCGGTGTTCCTGTGACCCTTTATTGGTTTGTTGTACAGGGGCCTCTTATACAGCTGGAGGTTGAAGGTTCCGGTTTTTTGTATCGACAAGTTCGAAACATGGTGAGTTGTTGCAAAATAAAATAGGTCACCTTAGTTGTTTTTACACTTGAATAGGTGTTAACTAGGAGTAACTTACATTGCAATTTTTTAAGCTCGTGGAGAGGAAATTTGCTCTGGGTCTATCATCTTTCACTTGAATAGGTGTTACTTTTCTTGGTTCTAACTTGTGAGTTATGTAGGTTGCTTTGTTGATTCAAATTGGAAAGGAAGCAATTCCTACAGAGATTGTTCCAAAGATTTTGGCAACTCTAGACCGCAGAGAGCTGGCCAAATACGCCTTGTCTGCCCCACCGCATGGCCTTTGCCTTGTGTCTGTCAAATATAATCAAGAGCACCTACTGCTTCCTTCAGATTGCCCGACAACTAGCTTTGGTAGACATCATACTATCACCAAATGTAAGCTTCCCTTTTATTAATTTCAACTCAGCAAAACCTTAAAAGTTTGAAAAATATCTGAATTAGTCAGAAAAGAAATAGATTGAGATTTTTGTTAGCTGTTTATGGGCTTACAAGGTGTCAACTTCAAAGTTCCTTATACTGAATCCTGGTATAGCAAAGGCGTGCAGCCTTTAGATGTAAAGGCCAAGGTCTAGGTAGTCTtgctgaaaaataaataaattaacagcGGAAGCTTTAAACAATTTTATACTAGAATTTGATGATAACAATGTACCAGAATCATACAAGAATCATTAATCGATTGATTGATTAAACGAACAAACTTACTTCAATTACAACTTCACACAATTGTTAACCAATCAACTAACAGGGCACAACAGCATATGAACAACTAAGCACAAGACACTATTAGCTAAAAAATAAGGGCCACGTTGCGAGACGCCCATTTGTGGCCGTGGTCTATTTCAAAATTACAGATGCTGCCTCATATAGCATCAGTCTTGTGAAGTGTCAAGGTAAGAAATGATCCAATCCGATTATAGTTTTCACTCGAACACCAGCTTCAATTGTCTCCCAACAATTTAAAGAAAGAATATCTACAAAACTGTGACAAAGCTAGCAATGCACTTGATGTTTTGGTAAGGGCAAATGTCCAACTGCCAGTTATTGCTGGTCCTGAACTTTAAGGGAGACCAATTCACTCTGTTGCTGTTGGTTTCTATGTCTTGAACTGTTGGGGAACCATCTCTTAAGTCTTTCTGGCCAAAACCTGGTGAAGGATGCAGCCACTCATTCTTCCACTGAAAATAACTATTGCAAAAGCAgcaaataccaaaaataaaagaaactacaCCTAAAACATGCTTCTTGGTTTCTATCATATTTCCTAGCAGATATCCAATGTTTTAAAACCTGGAGGAGAAGCCGCTATCAATCAATATTTAAAGTTCACCTGCTATGTGGTCTCTTATTTCTTCATTACAATTTACCCTTACTCATAAACCAAGAAAATATCGGAGACATGATTTCTAGCACTACAACGCTACTAGATTGTTGCATGGAACAGGTTATAGGCTTGGCTGGCTTTTTAAATTCTTTGCCCAAGACCGCAACTAGATCGTTGGGTCTTACAGGACCAAAAGAAAATCCCAAGCAAGGCCCAGGTTTGAAAATAGTGTCCAAGACTCAACCCAATAGAAAACCTGGTCCTTGTACAGGTGTAATTATTAATCCATGGTAAAAAATTGCAGAGGATTGCACAAAATGTCAAATGTGACGTTCAATATATTGAGTGGTCTAAATATTATACATGGAGAAGTCCTGACAGATCCCATCAAGCAATGTATAAGAAATTCAGAATTTGCTACTTACAGTTCCAGTCTTTCAGAAATTGCTCGCCTTACTGAAGCATTCAAACCATAGGCTATTGAGTTGAAAAGGCCCTAAAATAGATCAACAACAGCAGCAAAATCAGTTTCTCAAAGACGCTTTACAATGAAGAACAAGTGCTTCATTCTTTGTACCACACTAATTCAACGGCACTTCCATCAAACAAGTTAGAGATAACAAAATTTGGATCCCACTTCGAAGCAACCTACAATTATCCATTAGGGCCTGGCTAGATACAAGAGATTTTCACAATGGCCCTATTAATGTTACATAAATTGcttaacctaaaaaaaaaaagtgaaaataaaagaaatttccaCCAAGACATTACTTGGAAACTTGGGTTAGTTTCCATAGTGGAACAAAACAGTTCTTTCTAAATTGAGCATGCTCAATTTTGCTTATCTGGTCACCCCCCCAACCCCCCACCccccaccaaaaaaaaaaagaaaaaaaacaagaaaagctCATAATATGTAGTGAGAACATGTTTTGCAAGTGAGATTTAATTACTATACTAACAATCAAAATAACAAGATACAGGCATACACATATAGGTATTGATAGTTTCCGAAGCCATTACCATAAGTCCAGCTGTCCCAACATCAAGAAATGTGAGCCAAAAGATCTTGTGGCCAGGCTCAATAAAATCATGGATGCGATTGATTGTGCCGAATGCCCATGATCCAATTAGGATCAGTGGATAGTAACCCCACCGGTTCAAAGcctatggaaaaataaaataaatggcaaATAGACTTAATTTAACTTAACAATGCTTGAAGGTAATAGAGGAAAGAAGCAGAAACAAGTTTATTCCAATGAATTATGATGACTAACTCCTATGGCTTTGACAGGGAAATCTCAAAGACAGTAGAAAAGGCAGTAAAGAACCATGAAAGCAGGAAACAGCTAAGGCCAACTCTATTTCAAACTAGGGCAGAAACCTGAAAAAGTAGAGCTGTAATTACGCAGCAGTCTGAAATAAATGGAAATAGGCTAATATTTTATCGAGGATTACAGCTTCatacaatatttaatatattttttaagttgcAAAGAAACCAAAACGGCATAACTTTTCTCTGGGAAATGAAGATATGTAATCATCAGAATCATAGAAACAAATTAGGATTACAAGGTATAATAATCAAGGTGGAGAAGAACATAAATACATGAATGATCAGGCATTTGCATTCAAGCAGTCAAGAgcaacaaaaaaatagaaaagctcCATTTGATTTGTATGTTTCATATCTTTAACTTTTAATCTATCATATGCTCTGCTGAATATAGAATTACCTTCGTGTCTGTCCTTGAATCAAACTGGTATGCACGATCTGAAATGCCAACTGCCATCTAAAATTTCCAAAGATAGTAGACATGTGACCTTGCTTGGAGATGTACAAGTGTGTcagattaaaattatgaaaataattagaTAAAGATAATAGCGAACATACACGGGTGGCATTATTCAGCATGCGTATCACTTGAAAGTATGTAAAACCATTGTAAAGAATTGCACCCCATAGTGGGACATAAAACGTTATGAAATGAACTGCCTGCATAGATATTCCAAATACGTCAGATAAACTATAATGCTAAAAAATCATGCTATATTTATCATAAGATAATTACAGgtcaaatttttttcttaaccTCATTATTTCCATGCTCAATTAGTATGTATAAAAGAATATAGAATACATTATTGTCTAGACACAGCAACTCAAAAGCTACATTCAGAAAGGGCGAGAAAACAAGGCAAGGAAACATGAAAGCCTTATAGAAACCAAGTGCTTGAAGACAAAGTTGGATCTAGTAAGACTATATCCAACGGGACAATCTGACAGACAATGCTAATTTTCACTTGCCTTTCCAGTGCGACCTGTTTGTGCCCAACACCATGCTCCCAAATGCGTGTGGTCATTACCAATAGAACGTATGACAGTCATAACCAGCGAAGTTCCTGCAGGAAGTAATCGATGTCCAATATAAAAAAATGGTAAATAGCATTAAAGGATGGAGAAGGAACCAGAAAAGGAAATGACAAATGTGAAGCACCATGTAGAATGTAGATAAGTAGTAACAAGAAATTAGAAATAGAAACAGGAAAACATGTAAATATTATCATACCCCAAACATACAAGTGAAAGAcagcctccaaatcttcaacatCAGTTTTGTGTCTAACAACAGTTCGATGAAGAGTAAAAGCAATAGTTGTTGTCCAGAGGAAGGAAGCGACACAGAAGAAATGCGTGGTGTAGCCCTGAGCATAACAAAAGAAACCTTTTGACGGGTCCCTGCATTGAAAAACAGATCTATacaatgaatatatcaatttgtTTTAGTACATTGGAAGTCCCAAATCCCCAGTAAATACTAGAACAGAATAGATGCAAATGGAAATTGATTGCGTGGGGGGGAATACCATACCCGACCATGTTAAAGAAACTGCAAAGCATGTCCTGCGGCGATCCAAAAAAGGGAAACGGAGGGAGAAATGGGTAAGAAGCATATCAGATCAGATTCCGAGGtttaagagaaaaataataatggaacAACATCACAAGTTTTCCTTCCTAGATTCGCGCACTGCACACATAAATTGGATCTTCAACCGTAATCTATTGAATTGAACAAAACAAGTATACGAACATTCCTGATCCTATATCCATCATGATTCGTTGAACAATGAACAAAACAACGAGTTGCAAGTTGTAACTACTTCAGTACCAGTAAAATCTTGAAATttaaggaaaggaagaaagattACAGAGAGAGAAAGGTAGAAGACAAGCTTGAAGGAGAACTTGCGAAGTTCCTTGAAGAGGGAGTAACAAAGCACAATGAATCCGGATCCAACGAACGATAGACTCGATGCTCCACTGTTCACAGCCGTCAATATTCCTCGATCGTGAAGGGAGAGCACCGTCGCCATTTTttctttttagggttttagtaAATGTTAATTCTGTATTGTTTTGGGTAACGAACAAAAAAATTCcattcaacaaccaaaaattaaagaaaaaaaaagaaagaaagaaaagaaaagtgcaGTATTACAGCACAACATTGAGAATTTGAGAATTTAAGGCTTAACAGATGAATCGAAATGTGATGTGTAAACGCATCGTTTTGAGCCTTTGGCCCATTGTTTAAGACGCGTCGGTACTCCTCGCTAAGAAAGCCTATGCTAAGTTTTTTCCTCGTTTTTTAATAATCAATGTCAACGCGAGGATAAAACGAAAAGACCTTCATTTCGTTAAAaatccttaattaattaattaactaattaatggtAAACTATAATAGAGATCATTCaactaatattaaaattaaaaccataacaTCCCTAAAGTCTCTTTAGTCGTAAGAAATATAAACTCGGGAATCTATATGTTAAGATCTCttagaataaataaaatgtgaattATCAATGTTAATAGAAATGAGTATTGGATATTAAAGGAAGTTAAAACAAGTAATATGTTGTGAGATAATGGTTTGAagcaaggactaaatcgtaaagaactGAAAAGTAATGAGGTCAAGTCATAAATACTCAAAAGTTAAAGAGTTCAAAGTGGAAAAAGTTTTgggactaaatttttaatttttcccaaAGGTGTGAAtggtgaaatttttaatttttatcaaaggTCAAAATGGCCATTTCACAAGAAGATAATTTTTGcgtaaattactaaaatacccttaggtgTATGGATGAATCATGACCATTGGATTTACTTGGAGATTAAGGAGAAGAATATGGACCCTTGGATTATAAttatgatgttggtgatattttattattatttaattattattttaaataatattttattattttaatatatatgataattataaaggaaatatgaagaacataCTTTCACAAAGCTCTTAACGCCCAccaaagggaaaagaaagaaagtttgcAGTTtgtgcaatttagttcttttccatTAAATCTATCATTTTCActcaaaattcatgaaattttcatagccaccaaaaagaaaaagtgaagtaaAAATCCTAATGCTCCGTTTGTTTGTCaataaaataatttctggaaaataattttcttttctggtgtttgaatgaatctatgtaaaatattttctgttatttagcaggtttcctgaaaatattttctgaaaaagctgttttaaattaaaaaatatatatttaagaatttattatcttttcattgtttaattgagtttattatacatgtatatatattaataaatttatattttaaattatttttacctatattgcaatgatttatttataaataaataacaaaaataatactcaattattaaactaaaatattaactttcataaattgaaaacaaccaaagtaATAAAATCGAGCTAATATGTCAATTATACAATAGTAATGATCAGTAGTATAGGTTAATTCATATATTTCCACATCGAGCTAAAAAGTCAATTATACAAGTACAATGATCAGCAGTATGGATTAATCCTTGTATGTCCTTTGTTGAGTGGAAATATTGTAGGCCTTTATCAACCTATCCAACATTTGCACAAGCAAAAAGAACCCAACAATAATAAAGTGCCTATAGCAATATCAACCAACACCAAAATATTGCCTTTACCAAAAACAAAACAGTGGCTATACAGCACAAACTCTGTACTAATACCAACCAAATCCAATATCCAATATCAAACTAACAAAATGCCAAAGCTCTTTGCTTGCTTCTAATTTGCAACTGATTCTTGTGTGATTATAAGATCTCCACTAGTTTGGCGTTTCTTATTTGGTGATTTCAACTTCACTGAAGAGCTTGCAGTTGATGTCAGACCTGactgtgttgtatttgatcttaATCCAAActgaaaattgtaaaattatagcGAGGTAAGTAGTTATAAATTAGCAGAAATTGAAATATTGCTAAACTAAAACTTACATAGAATGTCTGCTCTCCAGTTTTCATATTTGTGTAGAGGCCTAACCCATTGACAGACCACCTTCAAGTTTTCATACTTGTGGAATGCTTAGTTGTGGAAGCGGACCTAACTTGTTTTGGTTGATTCTTTCTCTCCAATAAGCTAATATTACATTGAATAAAGGTAGACAGAAATtgaaatcaaagcatgaaataaaagattaataaaatcGGAAGTGGAATGATTTAGAAAATTGAAGGCCTTTCTTATTCAGATCAAGACAGTAATATGACATCTAAGTTAAACAAAAGGCTAAAAACTGGTTTTCTAGAAACAAGAAACTGCCTCATATTTGATGTTCTATACCATAACTATTACAAGCTATGAATGTCTCTTAGGACCACTGGCATGCTAGGAAATCTGATACAAAATCACTAGACAGTAAGCTTGGAGGATAAATGACTCATGTCTATAATCACATCACATGGAAGCCATCACACAATCACAAAATAATGCTATCTCAGGGCCTCCAATGTATATCCTAAAAGACCCCAGTTCAACAATAATAAATTTGGCAAAAAGAATGTTAAAGTGAAACTCTTTAACTTGTAAGTTGTTCTTCTGTTGACTAAGAGAATGACACcaataaataaatcaaagataAGAGCGAGATGAGGAATCAAATAGAAAAGGAGGATAGATAAGAATGAGagataataaaaattatcatagtTCAACCCAAATTACAACCTTCAAGCATTAAGCATATCCATATATATTGAAATCACAAGCTAAATATATGGGAAAGATCATTCTCACAATAGAACTTCCCAACCCAAATCTTTTTCTAGACAGAACATTTTGGTACTAAGATAATCTAGAAATCATTAAAAGTAAACATAAAAAATGCTTAATGGGGGAAAGACTATATAAGAACACGTTGTATCAAATAATTAATAAGCAACTTGATTAAAGCAATCAAAAACTACTTACTTCTGGTGGTGTTGCACAAAGCATGTAGAAACAGTGATAACTTCTCTCAGGATTAGACACTTGACAAACACGTGATCTTTCTAATAAATAAGTCCTGATGGCAGCTTCTGAAATCCTTCCCCTCCAGTCAAATTAAATCTCCACAAACTTACCAAAGCGATTAcatcattcaaaacatgcatgTAAAGGTAAAAAAAACGATTATAACATAGAATCTACTACATGCAGGGTGTAAAACTTGTTAAAACAAAATATACTCACCTTGATTATTGTTCCTAACAGTCTTAGCATTACCAAATGCTTCTAAAACAGCGTTGGACTATAGAttaacaaaaaacaaaaataaatgttGTTATATGTAGTGCAAATTGGGCATTGTTAAATCAACCTATGGCGAGAAATTTATGCTCTAAGTATCATTTTTAAGCATATCCCTTTCCACTTCCAAATAATGCATCATTTTGAAATGATTTGCCTTTTCATATATCTAACTTTACCCTCATATtgagttaaaaataattatcattttcatcatttagattatcattttcatattttaatcccaAACCCCCAAAAACAATTaagaataaagaaacaaagaaagacaTAAAACCCAAACCAACGctgcttaattaaaaaaaattaagctaagACCCTGCGAAGAGGAATGGAAACGAAACAGCAGCGTCAGTAAAACCTGCAATAGACGCCAGAAAAATCTTGGGTTTTAGTGGGAAGTAGACaaacaaattaaatacaaaaGCCAACAGTGACTACGTACCAACAATGAAGATAATGAAACCAAGCTAAGAGTGACTAATACTGGCACAAAAAGATATTTTTGTAAATTAGAAATTCAAATCCAGCTAATTTGAAACGAAAAAATTCCAACTTcaaacaattaataaaatttaaaagcttTATATACATAATCCTGGATAATTTTCAAATTCCAATAATGAATTGAACTAGAAGTTCACAGTTTTGTTCAATTAGTAATTCCATCTTTATACAAAGAGAAAACCAAGCAAAATGATTTGATATtgtttaagaaaaatattagaCAGGAAAAATGGGAAATATCTGATCTTTTTCCTACTAATTATCTCAGTAACGGCAAGAGCTCTACACCACTTTGATTTCTACCAGAAAACCCATGGattcaatttttttcaagaaaaaaaaaaggagaaaatttacAGTGAAATCGAAGGTTTACCTCGAATATAACGTTTGTAATATGGGAAGGACTaaggaaaaagagaagaaataataagAATATGAAGAATGGAAGAAGGATTAGCAATTTTACCTAGATGAAGAAGGagatggaaaatgtcttacaggaAAAAaatccgtaagacattttccttaaAACGAATGAGATTTTACCCGTGtcttggaaaatattttccaagtGTAAAATGCTTTCTTGCAACCAAACACCGTAAAAGCAGGAAAATGTTTTCTGGAAAATCAAATCCTTGCAAACAAACGGAGCTTAAAGAGCTTGGTTATCATTTCAGAAGAAAGACATTAAAGTTGGAAGTGAAGGAAATTAGGAAATTAAGGTATCTAGGCTTAAAGATGAAGATGAGAAGTGTGAGAAAACATGCGTATGTAAAGAATTTAGTTAAGAAATTAAGGTAAGTGATTTAAATATTATGTTGTGTTTATTTGATTGTTTAATTTGAGAAGATGTAAgaattaattttgtataattattttctatgttctgAGTAAAGAAAATATTATGTTTATGTATGAAGAGAATGATGGTTGATGGGTGATTTAGGAATAATTGGATGGATGATTTTATGcgaataattgaaaaaaaaaagtatgtgtgagtgattttaagttaaatacaCTAGGGTTGCCAACCCTCACATGTAATATAAGGGGAATTGGCATCTCCTGTATTTTgtccaacactttataatttaattcaactcaatacatgttattattttttcaaaaataaaaattatttatttattttatttaattagataatttattttctaattaaacaattttctcaacataattctaatttcgttaaagtcatgacaactttaccgtaaaacaAGCTATGAgggaatatatttaatttccatattcaacggattcacaacgactaattaatttaattccattttcgaacttaaa encodes:
- the LOC107951549 gene encoding G-protein coupled receptor 1 — protein: MATVLSLHDRGILTAVNSGASSLSFVGSGFIVLCYSLFKELRKFSFKLVFYLSLSDMLCSFFNMVGDPSKGFFCYAQGYTTHFFCVASFLWTTTIAFTLHRTVVRHKTDVEDLEAVFHLYVWGTSLVMTVIRSIGNDHTHLGAWCWAQTGRTGKAVHFITFYVPLWGAILYNGFTYFQVIRMLNNATRMAVGISDRAYQFDSRTDTKALNRWGYYPLILIGSWAFGTINRIHDFIEPGHKIFWLTFLDVGTAGLMGLFNSIAYGLNASVRRAISERLELFWPERLKRWFPNSSRHRNQQQQSELVSLKVQDQQ
- the LOC107951548 gene encoding tRNA pseudouridine synthase A 1, which translates into the protein MGSGGGALGLSSPLFANGHLSSSSNSTSLPLPVEDGNHLAMVKPSSSVVNLPHYKWRLLIAYDGTRYAGWQFQVSPPTIQCIVEKALIQITKLERECLHFVGASRTDTGVHAWGQVAHFITPFNYDSLETIHAALNGLLPSDIRVREISAATPEFHARFSAKSKVYHYKIYNDTIMDPFQRHYVYHSVYKLNTAAMREAAKMFIGKHDFSAFVNASRNDRVPDPVKTIFRFDVIEMGPLIQLEVEGSGFLYRQVRNMVALLIQIGKEAIPTEIVPKILATLDRRELAKYALSAPPHGLCLVSVKYNQEHLLLPSDCPTTSFGRHHTITKCKLPFY